In a single window of the Myxococcaceae bacterium JPH2 genome:
- a CDS encoding DUF4846 domain-containing protein, producing the protein MPLSSPRRSASLSAPWLRGAARRLSRLGLVVLCATGATAHAGAEDVVPRAPTRDERARYPWLIADVAVRPLDAAIAPPEGYTRVAVEPGSFGAWLRGLPLRPAGTPARDFRGGRVLAGDDARLAAVAELDVGTANLQQCADSIIRLHAEWRWASGHSEQIAYRFTSGHLASWPRYAAGDRARVAGAKVTWVPGAAADASRSTFRSYLDLVFTYAGTLSLQGEKARPSRADVRPGDFFVLGGSPGHAVLVLDVAVNAKGERVALLGQGFIPAQDFQVLSPGPGGPWFSLSGDTVATPFWAPFPWSSLRRMPSP; encoded by the coding sequence GTGCCCCTCTCTTCTCCGCGCCGTTCCGCTTCGCTGTCCGCCCCCTGGCTCCGAGGCGCGGCCCGACGGCTGTCCCGTCTTGGACTCGTGGTGCTCTGCGCGACGGGCGCGACCGCTCATGCCGGTGCGGAGGACGTCGTGCCCCGCGCGCCGACTCGAGATGAGCGCGCGCGCTATCCCTGGCTGATCGCCGACGTGGCCGTGCGACCGTTGGATGCGGCCATCGCTCCACCCGAGGGCTACACGCGGGTGGCGGTGGAGCCGGGCTCGTTCGGCGCATGGCTGCGAGGGTTGCCCTTGCGGCCGGCTGGCACACCGGCGCGCGACTTCCGAGGCGGGCGCGTGCTCGCGGGAGATGATGCGCGGCTGGCGGCGGTGGCCGAGCTGGACGTGGGCACCGCGAACCTCCAGCAGTGCGCCGACTCCATCATCCGCCTTCATGCCGAGTGGCGCTGGGCGTCGGGCCACTCGGAGCAGATCGCCTATCGCTTCACCAGTGGACATCTGGCGTCGTGGCCTCGGTACGCGGCGGGCGACCGGGCCCGGGTCGCGGGCGCGAAGGTGACGTGGGTCCCTGGCGCGGCGGCGGATGCGTCCCGCTCCACGTTCCGTTCGTATCTGGACCTGGTCTTCACCTACGCGGGCACGCTGTCGCTTCAGGGCGAGAAGGCGCGGCCTTCGCGCGCGGACGTTCGCCCGGGGGACTTCTTCGTCCTCGGTGGCAGTCCGGGGCACGCGGTGTTGGTGCTGGACGTGGCGGTCAACGCCAAGGGCGAGCGCGTGGCGCTGCTCGGCCAGGGCTTCATTCCCGCGCAGGACTTCCAGGTGCTCTCGCCGGGGCCCGGCGGCCCGTGGTTCTCCCTGTCAGGCGACACGGTGGCCACGCCGTTCTGGGCGCCGTTCCCGTGGTCCTCGCTGCGGCGGATGCCGTCTCCCTGA
- a CDS encoding peptidoglycan-binding protein: MSGRTHVFTAKQPCRELLLTVRDADGAPLAEEPYWLDVGPDTVEGMTDAEGALRECIPVRLPHARLSVGGMVYVLRLAGLNPLADTEDEGVSGAQARLRNLGFEAGDSEGVLGVRTRQAICAFEARHGLPVTGTLSPRTRDALVHAHGC, translated from the coding sequence ATGAGTGGCAGGACCCACGTCTTCACGGCGAAGCAGCCGTGCCGTGAGCTGCTGCTCACCGTGCGCGACGCGGATGGGGCTCCCCTCGCGGAGGAGCCGTACTGGCTGGACGTGGGCCCGGACACCGTGGAGGGGATGACGGACGCGGAGGGCGCGCTCCGTGAGTGCATCCCTGTGCGGCTGCCCCACGCACGGTTGTCGGTTGGCGGCATGGTGTACGTGCTTCGACTGGCGGGCCTGAATCCGCTCGCGGACACGGAGGACGAGGGCGTCTCCGGAGCCCAAGCGCGTCTGCGCAATCTGGGCTTCGAGGCTGGGGACTCGGAAGGAGTTCTCGGCGTCCGGACGCGGCAGGCGATTTGTGCGTTCGAGGCGCGTCATGGGCTCCCTGTCACAGGGACGCTCTCGCCGCGGACGCGCGATGCGCTCGTCCATGCGCACGGTTGTTAG
- the trxA gene encoding thioredoxin yields the protein MSGSVIELGDAEFAREVLESKEPVLVDFTATWCPPCRVLAPVIESVAKDYEGKLKVAKLNVDDHQATPQQFGIRAMPTLLFFKDGKVAGQIVGAVPRTRIEQTLREIL from the coding sequence ATGTCAGGGAGTGTCATCGAGCTGGGAGACGCGGAGTTCGCGCGCGAGGTGCTCGAGTCGAAGGAGCCGGTGCTGGTGGACTTCACCGCCACGTGGTGCCCGCCGTGCCGGGTCCTCGCTCCAGTCATCGAATCCGTGGCCAAGGACTACGAGGGCAAGCTGAAGGTGGCGAAGCTGAACGTGGACGACCACCAGGCCACACCGCAGCAGTTCGGCATTCGCGCGATGCCCACGCTCCTGTTCTTCAAGGACGGCAAGGTGGCGGGGCAGATTGTCGGCGCGGTGCCGCGCACGCGAATCGAGCAGACGCTGCGCGAGATTCTGTGA
- a CDS encoding SDR family oxidoreductase: MSGREVGDGTWAVILGASSGTGAAIAEAVARRPGLNVFGVHRGRYAEQAAEVERRVQEQGRAVVLRQADASTPEGAEAGADALLASAGPRSVKLFVHSIAGASVGHFLSEGEDRLHPRRIQRTFDCMAHSFVYWAQALVARDLLAPEARLLGLQNPLDETHLGNTGLISAAKASLEMYVRHLAIELGPKGHRVNLLKFGTVMTPALRHVYSPEALARLEEAHAKMNPAGRICTVEEVARFVTVLAGEDAAWFNGATIDFSGGMTLRLLDLLLNP; this comes from the coding sequence ATGAGCGGTCGGGAAGTCGGGGACGGGACGTGGGCGGTCATCCTGGGGGCGTCGTCGGGGACAGGCGCGGCGATCGCGGAGGCGGTGGCGCGGAGGCCGGGCCTGAACGTGTTCGGGGTGCACCGCGGGAGATACGCGGAGCAGGCGGCGGAGGTGGAGCGCCGCGTCCAGGAGCAAGGGCGCGCCGTGGTGTTGCGGCAGGCGGACGCATCCACGCCAGAAGGGGCGGAGGCGGGAGCGGATGCGCTGTTGGCGAGCGCGGGGCCGCGGAGCGTGAAGCTGTTCGTGCACTCCATCGCGGGGGCGTCAGTGGGGCACTTCCTGTCGGAGGGAGAGGACCGACTGCACCCGCGCCGCATCCAGCGCACGTTCGACTGCATGGCGCACTCGTTCGTGTATTGGGCGCAGGCGCTGGTGGCGAGGGACCTGCTGGCTCCGGAGGCACGCCTGTTGGGATTGCAGAACCCGCTGGATGAAACGCACCTGGGAAACACCGGGCTCATCAGCGCGGCGAAGGCTTCGCTGGAGATGTACGTGCGTCACCTGGCGATAGAGCTGGGGCCGAAGGGCCACCGGGTCAACCTGCTCAAGTTCGGGACGGTGATGACACCCGCGCTACGGCACGTGTACTCACCGGAGGCCCTGGCGAGGCTGGAGGAGGCGCACGCGAAGATGAATCCCGCGGGGCGCATCTGCACGGTCGAAGAAGTGGCCCGCTTCGTCACGGTGCTGGCGGGCGAGGACGCCGCCTGGTTCAACGGAGCGACCATCGACTTCAGCGGAGGCATGACGCTGCGCCTGTTGGACCTGCTGCTCAATCCCTGA
- a CDS encoding AAA family ATPase, protein MRPSSLETQPRVEDLGVGPSADADVVGRRYRVLDFLGRGGAGTVWRAQDLLAGPVAIKRLHQTVTDLARKPGEGTPGSSATQGLALTLAHEFQTLASLRHPHVISVLDYGFDAERRPYLTMDLLEDASTLVSAGTSQPLEVQVGLLVQTLQALAYLHRRGIIHRDLKPGNVLVVRGQVKVLDFGLAVAREHALQAAPAGTPGYLAPELFEGQPPSEVTDLFGFGAMACQMFFGRLPFAGQVPAPADFPPGLKAVLERLVSPDAQRRPRNASEVIAALCAATGEPEPSESAAMRESFLQAARYVGREREQGRLAEVLTGALKGKGAGWLVAGESGVGKSRLLEELRALALVRGAVVLRGQAVGAGGGPYQEWRAVLRWLPILTELTDREASVLSPLVPDIDVLLGRPVSRPAELGAEMAQARLLQVLEDVFARLEQPTVVILEDLHQARAESLHLLARLTARATRLPLLLLGSFRDDEARQLPATLPGMQVLRLPRLEAQDIAMLGESMIGPAGREPNVVSLLLRETEGNPFFLVEVVRTLAEEAGGLDRLGSMTLPARVSAGGMGRLVRRRLEKVPPEARDLLNVAAIIGRQLDVALLREASPGLDVERWLTDCAAASVLDVADGRWRFAHDKLRERVLEDLPREERPSLHRRAAMALECAHPEGSEWTAALAHHWGAAGDLAREAVYSQRAGEEALKVGACREALPFLARAGECVAILHGSDATRLGLVEALQAEARFQLGEMEAFRAHAERALRHFGWPVPSSRLGWGLSTLGQVVSRLAQSARPDVFVDDSDERREVRRVAGRLLMRLTDAFIYAQEALPVLWTGLRTLNLCEPAGPTPELARGYTNMAVVAGTVPVRVVADAWAKRAREVAERVGEPSDLAYVLNRNAVYGAYMARWADVEASLERAMTLVDSVGDFRLAEECRALRVVSLCYQGHFAPGLPLLDWMEASARRRGAVQTQQWVPQIRAHCFVRLGRDAEVLSMLQPTLAWTDQEGSAVDVVVVNAAFALACLHVGDLTGARQAAEKSLVRLAAGKPVAHFAQLGATAVAEVFLTLWEKSEGAPPAERAALARSARSACKVMAAFAKVFPFSQSAASRWRATEQGLSGQAAKARAGWERAIREAQQLALPYDEGRACLELGRHLPETDGARRVHLTRAVELLSPLGAALDVARARDELARGGG, encoded by the coding sequence ATGCGTCCCAGCTCCCTTGAAACACAGCCCCGGGTGGAAGACCTGGGTGTTGGTCCGTCCGCCGACGCGGACGTGGTCGGTCGGCGCTACCGAGTCCTCGACTTCCTGGGCCGTGGTGGCGCCGGCACTGTGTGGCGCGCGCAGGACCTGCTCGCGGGCCCGGTGGCCATCAAGCGCCTGCACCAGACAGTGACGGACCTGGCGCGCAAGCCGGGAGAGGGGACGCCGGGCTCGTCCGCGACGCAGGGACTCGCGCTGACCTTGGCGCATGAGTTCCAGACGCTCGCGTCGCTGCGGCATCCGCACGTCATCAGCGTGCTGGACTACGGCTTCGACGCCGAGCGCAGGCCCTACCTCACGATGGACCTGCTGGAGGACGCGAGCACGCTGGTGAGCGCGGGCACGTCGCAGCCGCTGGAGGTGCAGGTCGGGTTGTTGGTGCAGACGCTCCAGGCGCTCGCGTACCTGCACCGGCGCGGCATCATCCACCGCGACCTCAAGCCCGGGAACGTCCTGGTGGTGCGCGGGCAGGTGAAGGTGTTGGACTTCGGTCTCGCCGTCGCGCGCGAGCATGCGCTCCAGGCCGCGCCCGCGGGCACGCCCGGCTATCTCGCGCCGGAGCTGTTCGAGGGACAGCCTCCCTCCGAAGTGACGGACCTCTTCGGCTTCGGCGCCATGGCCTGCCAGATGTTCTTCGGGCGGCTCCCTTTCGCGGGGCAGGTGCCCGCGCCCGCGGACTTTCCTCCTGGCCTCAAGGCCGTGCTGGAGCGGCTGGTGTCACCGGATGCCCAGCGCCGTCCGCGCAACGCGTCCGAGGTCATCGCCGCGCTGTGCGCCGCCACGGGAGAGCCAGAGCCCTCCGAGTCCGCCGCGATGCGCGAGAGCTTCCTCCAGGCCGCGCGCTACGTGGGCCGAGAGCGCGAGCAGGGGCGGCTCGCCGAGGTCCTCACGGGGGCGCTGAAGGGCAAGGGCGCCGGGTGGCTGGTGGCGGGCGAGAGCGGCGTGGGCAAGTCGCGCTTGCTGGAGGAGCTGCGGGCGCTGGCGTTGGTGCGCGGCGCCGTGGTGCTGCGCGGGCAGGCGGTGGGCGCGGGCGGCGGTCCCTATCAGGAATGGCGCGCGGTGCTGCGCTGGCTGCCCATCCTCACCGAGCTGACGGATCGCGAGGCCAGCGTCCTCAGTCCGTTGGTGCCGGACATCGACGTGCTGCTCGGGAGGCCGGTGTCGCGCCCCGCCGAGCTGGGCGCGGAGATGGCCCAGGCTCGACTCCTCCAGGTGTTGGAGGACGTGTTCGCGCGGCTGGAGCAGCCCACCGTCGTCATCCTCGAGGACCTGCATCAGGCGCGCGCGGAGTCGCTGCACCTGCTCGCGCGATTGACGGCGCGAGCCACGCGGCTGCCGCTGCTGCTCTTGGGCAGCTTCCGCGACGACGAGGCTCGGCAGCTCCCCGCCACGCTGCCCGGCATGCAGGTGCTTCGCCTGCCTCGGTTGGAGGCGCAGGACATCGCGATGCTGGGCGAGTCCATGATTGGTCCCGCGGGCCGCGAGCCGAACGTGGTGTCGCTGCTGCTGCGCGAGACGGAGGGCAATCCGTTCTTCCTCGTGGAGGTGGTGCGGACGCTCGCGGAGGAGGCGGGCGGGTTGGACCGGCTGGGCTCCATGACGCTGCCCGCGCGCGTGTCCGCGGGAGGCATGGGGCGGCTGGTGCGGCGCCGGTTGGAGAAGGTGCCCCCCGAGGCGCGCGACCTGCTCAACGTGGCCGCCATCATCGGGCGGCAGCTCGACGTGGCGCTGCTGCGAGAGGCCTCGCCGGGGCTGGACGTGGAGCGGTGGCTGACGGACTGCGCGGCCGCGTCGGTGCTCGACGTGGCGGATGGTCGGTGGCGCTTCGCGCACGACAAGCTGCGGGAGCGCGTGCTGGAGGACCTGCCTCGCGAGGAGCGGCCCTCGCTCCACCGCCGCGCCGCCATGGCGCTGGAGTGCGCGCACCCCGAGGGCTCCGAGTGGACGGCCGCGCTCGCGCATCACTGGGGCGCCGCGGGGGACCTCGCTCGCGAGGCGGTGTACTCGCAGCGGGCGGGAGAAGAGGCGCTCAAGGTCGGCGCGTGTCGCGAGGCGCTTCCGTTCCTGGCGCGAGCCGGCGAGTGCGTGGCCATCTTGCATGGGAGCGACGCGACCCGACTGGGGCTCGTGGAGGCGCTGCAGGCGGAGGCGCGCTTCCAGCTCGGCGAGATGGAGGCGTTCCGCGCGCATGCCGAGCGGGCCCTGCGCCACTTCGGGTGGCCCGTGCCGTCGAGCCGGTTGGGCTGGGGACTGAGCACGTTGGGACAGGTGGTGTCGCGGCTGGCGCAGAGCGCGCGGCCGGATGTCTTCGTGGACGACTCGGACGAGCGCCGCGAGGTGCGCCGCGTGGCGGGGCGTCTGCTCATGCGGCTGACGGATGCGTTCATCTACGCGCAGGAGGCGCTGCCGGTGCTGTGGACGGGCCTGCGCACATTGAACCTGTGCGAGCCCGCGGGCCCCACGCCCGAGCTGGCGCGCGGCTACACGAACATGGCGGTGGTGGCCGGCACGGTGCCGGTGCGCGTGGTGGCGGATGCGTGGGCGAAGCGCGCGCGTGAGGTGGCCGAGCGCGTGGGCGAGCCCTCCGACCTGGCCTACGTGCTCAATCGCAATGCCGTGTACGGCGCGTACATGGCGCGCTGGGCTGACGTGGAGGCCTCGCTGGAGCGAGCGATGACGCTCGTCGATTCCGTGGGGGACTTCCGCCTCGCGGAGGAGTGCCGCGCGCTGCGCGTGGTGTCGCTCTGCTACCAGGGCCACTTCGCCCCCGGCCTTCCGTTGCTGGATTGGATGGAGGCGTCCGCGCGCCGCCGAGGCGCCGTGCAGACGCAGCAGTGGGTGCCGCAGATTCGCGCGCACTGCTTCGTGCGGCTGGGGCGCGACGCGGAAGTCCTCTCCATGCTGCAGCCGACGCTCGCCTGGACGGACCAGGAGGGCAGCGCCGTGGACGTGGTGGTGGTGAACGCGGCGTTCGCGCTGGCGTGTCTCCACGTGGGCGACCTGACGGGCGCGCGGCAGGCCGCGGAGAAGTCGCTGGTCCGGTTGGCGGCGGGCAAGCCCGTGGCGCACTTCGCTCAGCTGGGTGCCACGGCCGTGGCCGAGGTCTTCTTGACGCTGTGGGAGAAGTCCGAGGGTGCGCCCCCGGCCGAGCGGGCCGCGTTGGCGCGCAGCGCTCGCTCCGCGTGCAAGGTGATGGCGGCCTTCGCCAAGGTGTTTCCGTTCAGCCAGTCCGCGGCGTCGCGGTGGCGTGCGACGGAGCAGGGGTTGTCGGGCCAGGCCGCGAAGGCTCGGGCGGGCTGGGAGCGCGCCATCCGGGAGGCGCAGCAGCTGGCGCTTCCCTATGACGAGGGGCGCGCGTGTCTGGAGTTGGGCCGGCACCTTCCGGAGACGGATGGCGCGCGGCGAGTGCATTTGACTCGGGCCGTGGAGCTGTTGTCGCCTCTGGGCGCGGCGCTGGACGTGGCGCGCGCGAGGGACGAGCTGGCCCGAGGCGGGGGATGA
- a CDS encoding methyltransferase domain-containing protein: protein MMDHGDVEWLACPSCGGRLVFHGQLTEREHLRHGALRCGGCGEAWKVSRGLARLYREGEVRGTDRLMRVIYDGLPALHDPLTAVLTPLLQSVSEPEARDRYMRRVELGALRPRPDGQPTRILEVGVGTGANLPLIHRDLPRGLDVEVWGVDLSEGMLTQCRRRLASGELPRTRLLMADAHALPFPSAMFDRVLHVGGIGGYRQPRVALEEMARVARPGTPLVVVDEQLDRTARPNLLQRLAFRAITFYDRNPHCPRELLPLGATGVVEEQVAPFYYCLTFRVDSPSVRTLSGRDGTSSAGYLERG from the coding sequence ATGATGGACCACGGTGATGTGGAGTGGCTGGCGTGCCCGTCGTGTGGCGGCCGGCTGGTGTTCCATGGGCAGCTGACGGAGCGAGAGCACCTCCGGCATGGGGCGTTGCGCTGCGGCGGGTGTGGCGAGGCCTGGAAGGTGTCTCGGGGCCTGGCTCGGCTGTACCGCGAGGGCGAGGTGCGCGGCACGGATCGCCTGATGCGCGTCATCTACGACGGGCTGCCCGCGCTGCATGATCCGCTGACGGCGGTGCTCACGCCGCTGCTCCAGTCCGTCTCCGAGCCCGAGGCGAGGGACCGGTACATGCGGCGCGTGGAGTTGGGCGCGCTGCGTCCGCGTCCGGATGGGCAGCCCACGCGCATCCTGGAAGTGGGCGTGGGGACGGGCGCGAACCTGCCGCTCATCCACCGCGACCTGCCGCGCGGGCTCGACGTGGAAGTGTGGGGCGTGGACCTGAGCGAGGGGATGCTGACGCAGTGTCGCAGGCGGCTCGCCTCGGGGGAGCTGCCGCGCACGCGCTTGTTGATGGCGGATGCGCATGCGCTGCCATTCCCGAGTGCGATGTTCGATCGCGTGCTGCACGTGGGAGGCATTGGAGGGTACCGCCAGCCTCGCGTGGCGCTGGAGGAGATGGCGCGCGTGGCTCGGCCCGGTACGCCGCTGGTGGTGGTGGACGAGCAGCTCGACCGAACGGCGCGACCGAACCTGCTCCAGCGGCTCGCCTTTCGAGCCATCACCTTCTACGACCGGAACCCGCACTGCCCCCGCGAGCTGCTGCCGCTGGGCGCCACGGGCGTCGTGGAAGAGCAGGTGGCGCCTTTCTATTACTGTCTGACATTTCGCGTGGATTCCCCCAGCGTGCGAACCCTGTCAGGACGAGATGGTACATCCTCGGCTGGCTATCTGGAGCGTGGGTAG
- a CDS encoding SDR family oxidoreductase produces the protein MSTPLRQLFIAGATGATGRTVMRQALARDVPVVAHVRPQSADTERVRDWPRKAVLELSDTPALVEAMRGCTTVLQLIGTMRKRFSTGDTYETSDIGTTRQLVTAAKQAGVDHFVLLSAMGAGRPVGAYLKAKVEAERLVRESGLDYTVLRPPAFEGEYHRPIPGLRTITRLPLLRSLRPIHLDELAAVLLRVSERRAPLNAVLEGHSLWAEVDAAGH, from the coding sequence ATGAGCACGCCTCTTCGTCAGCTGTTCATCGCCGGTGCCACTGGAGCCACGGGCCGCACGGTGATGCGACAGGCGCTCGCGCGCGACGTGCCCGTGGTGGCGCATGTGCGGCCCCAGAGCGCGGACACCGAGCGCGTGCGCGACTGGCCTCGCAAGGCCGTGCTGGAGCTGTCGGACACGCCCGCGCTGGTGGAGGCCATGCGCGGCTGCACCACGGTGCTCCAGCTCATCGGCACCATGCGCAAGCGCTTCTCCACGGGCGACACCTACGAGACCAGCGACATCGGCACCACGCGGCAGCTCGTGACGGCGGCGAAGCAGGCGGGCGTGGACCACTTCGTCCTGCTCAGCGCCATGGGCGCGGGCCGGCCCGTGGGCGCGTACCTCAAGGCCAAGGTGGAGGCCGAGCGACTCGTGCGCGAGAGCGGGCTGGACTACACGGTGCTGCGGCCACCGGCCTTCGAGGGCGAGTACCACCGCCCCATCCCTGGCCTGCGGACCATCACCCGCCTGCCCTTGCTGCGCAGCCTGCGCCCCATCCACCTGGACGAGCTGGCCGCCGTGCTCCTGCGCGTCTCCGAGCGGCGCGCGCCGCTCAACGCGGTCCTGGAAGGACACAGCCTGTGGGCGGAGGTGGATGCCGCTGGACACTGA
- a CDS encoding acyltransferase family protein codes for MNAAGGLPLTAWLGTFGMLRRYHRYEVVNLEPLLRPGAKLIVGYHGRPLALDLCMLTVTLHERLGYLPHGIAHGAFGALPGMQRVADGLGFVTGDDPRLAEAVARGEHVLVQPGGTREGCRSFRHRYRVDWGERVGYLRLALRYRLPIVPVGGSGMDDFYVGLNDGAALGKRWGLPGKLPLWLGVGATGLWPLALPFPVKVTQWVGEPLERHLGTGFDASDPEALRGMHREVMGAVQTLLDRARGVERNTNEERVAV; via the coding sequence GTGAACGCGGCGGGAGGGCTGCCGCTGACGGCGTGGCTGGGCACGTTCGGGATGCTGCGCCGCTATCACCGCTACGAAGTCGTGAACCTGGAGCCGCTGCTGCGGCCGGGCGCGAAGCTCATCGTGGGCTATCACGGACGGCCGCTCGCGCTGGACCTGTGCATGCTGACGGTGACGCTGCACGAGCGACTCGGATATCTGCCGCACGGCATCGCGCACGGTGCGTTCGGCGCGCTGCCAGGGATGCAGCGCGTGGCGGACGGGCTGGGGTTCGTCACCGGGGATGATCCACGGCTGGCGGAGGCAGTGGCGCGAGGCGAGCACGTGCTGGTGCAGCCCGGAGGCACGCGAGAGGGATGCAGGAGTTTCCGGCATCGCTATCGCGTGGACTGGGGCGAGCGAGTGGGCTACCTGCGGCTGGCGCTGCGGTATCGGCTGCCGATTGTTCCAGTGGGGGGCTCGGGGATGGATGACTTCTACGTGGGCTTGAACGACGGGGCTGCGCTGGGCAAGCGCTGGGGCCTGCCGGGGAAGCTGCCGCTGTGGCTGGGCGTGGGCGCGACGGGCCTGTGGCCGCTGGCGCTGCCCTTCCCGGTGAAGGTGACGCAGTGGGTGGGTGAGCCCCTGGAGCGACACCTGGGCACGGGCTTCGACGCGAGCGACCCCGAGGCCCTGCGCGGCATGCATCGCGAAGTGATGGGCGCGGTGCAGACACTGCTGGACCGAGCGCGCGGGGTGGAACGGAACACGAACGAGGAGCGGGTCGCGGTATGA
- a CDS encoding CDP-alcohol phosphatidyltransferase family protein, whose protein sequence is MRRLARLTLLNTLSLSRIPLAAAFIVTQDAWLRAGLVLLAAATDVLDGWIARNKGLATRWGAIIDPVADRAFMVTALVVCLLDGLLEPVELALLLVRDVGTAVGFLVATVRPDLRAVELKARALGKAVTVLQIITLLCVLLFPPAVRPLVALIGLLSLAAVADYSRAVWLKRGRSSAVAASPGLGRGRSTPLTSSRK, encoded by the coding sequence ATGCGCCGACTGGCGAGACTCACGCTCCTCAACACCCTGTCGCTGTCTCGCATCCCGCTCGCGGCGGCGTTCATCGTCACGCAGGATGCGTGGCTGCGCGCGGGGCTCGTCCTCCTCGCCGCCGCCACGGATGTCCTCGACGGCTGGATTGCCCGCAACAAAGGACTCGCCACGCGCTGGGGCGCCATCATCGACCCCGTGGCGGATCGCGCCTTCATGGTGACGGCCCTGGTCGTCTGCCTGCTGGATGGCTTGCTGGAGCCCGTCGAGCTGGCGCTCCTGCTCGTGCGCGACGTGGGCACGGCCGTGGGCTTCCTCGTGGCAACCGTGCGTCCGGACTTGCGAGCGGTGGAGCTGAAGGCCCGCGCGCTCGGCAAGGCCGTCACGGTGCTGCAGATCATCACGCTCTTGTGCGTGCTGCTCTTCCCCCCCGCGGTGCGACCGCTCGTGGCCCTCATCGGGTTGCTGTCGCTTGCCGCGGTGGCGGACTACTCGCGAGCGGTCTGGCTCAAGCGCGGAAGGTCCTCCGCGGTCGCGGCGTCCCCGGGGCTCGGACGGGGACGGTCGACCCCGCTCACCTCGTCACGGAAGTAA